A stretch of Mytilus edulis chromosome 11, xbMytEdul2.2, whole genome shotgun sequence DNA encodes these proteins:
- the LOC139494217 gene encoding uncharacterized protein gives MRSEKLDVKFSKTSISNAKSVSLYNLHCKNDISKFIDSRLKGAGRPEFLEKYKDLTMILLNLFDSCEEGLRSHPRLICDTLFLEAKWMNMPRAVSILNQVYDIPIKLSTAYTYTKNYKSGTHQSKRHQHSSVSNISLHKSTRDLNVSHSINSHFCTADVQYSLTYFHLYEGSVIARDNKAKVHCDVEVVQRPSNSWVKVRYCEHDWEKSTDNLSNVSKEEVLLSELDGIPMVKTRVNGPGLTLITASFFEPESCFRHMNELLFVMSLDHFKDHFIKNDQFVSQLLVTVDGGGDERPRNKLTHFMVILLRWLLDMDKVKTISYAEKDSKLHSVERVHPAENHALSQNGIISSHSVYENENNEDGFVDYAKMNANMNAAANEAVNRITGTPFCHTPLNSLRAPDVDNWVIKPEYESKIRAFLSSDTTDNRVKTNFVLSPRGDIWNKLCSMYNLSEEKTKSAIHLYNSAYEPGHFWQQHYAFTVYRPDNNWRGDQVRRFEIQPIIDVGKLPEFHYLPYTQVAKIVDYFETENIEMPLWLKTQDFYLPSRNLMFLYSEHREKLEDADFVKSISQLIGISVSEIEKYLANTEKKEKEKNAYKELMESFKNSPIGNLSITDLKLVLKKMNVSVHTKVTLKGELLQLVEDNLKKTGG, from the coding sequence ATGAGATCAGAAAAACTGGATGTAAAATTTAGCAAAACAAGTATTTCCAATGCTAAAAGTGTATCCCTGTATAACTTACACTGTAAAAATGACATTTCAAAATTTATAGATAGTAGGCTTAAAGGTGCTGGTAGACctgaatttttagaaaaatataaagatttgacaATGATACTATTAAATCTTTTTGACAGTTGTGAAGAGGGACTTCGATCTCATCCCAGACTTATTTGTGACACTTTATTTTTGGAAGCTAAGTGGATGAATATGCCAAGGGCAGTCTCAATTTTGAACCAAGTTTATGATATTCCAATCAAACTATCTACAGCTTATACTTATACTAAGAATTATAAGTCTGGAACACACCAATCGAAAAGACACCAGCATTCATCAGTATCAAATATTTCGCTTCATAAATCAACTAGAGACCTCAACGTTAGTCACTCTATCAACTCTCATTTTTGTACGGCTGATGTTCAGTATTCATTAACATATTTTCACTTGTATGAAGGATCAGTTATAGCCAGGGATAACAAAGCCAAAGTTCACTGTGATGTGGAAGTGGTGCAAAGGCCCTCGAATTCTTGGGTTAAAGTTCGATACTGCGAACACGATTGGGAGAAATCAACAGACAATTTAAGTAACGTTTCAAAGGAAGAGGTTCTACTATCTGAACTTGATGGAATACCAATGGTAAAAACAAGAGTAAATGGGCCAGGTCTAACATTAATTACGGCAAGTTTTTTTGAACCAGAGTCCTGTTTCAGACATATGAATGAACTTTTATTTGTTATGTCTTTAGATCATTTTAAAgatcattttattaaaaatgaccAATTTGTATCGCAATTGTTGGTAACAGTTGATGGAGGAGGGGATGAAAGGCCCAGAAATAAATTAACCCATTTTATGGTTATTCTTTTGAGATGGCTTTTGGACATGGATAAAGTAAAAACAATATCATATGCTGAGAAGGATTCAAAGCTTCACTCTGTTGAACGAGTACATCCCGCAGAAAATCACGCACTGAGCCAAAATGGAATAATATCTTCCCATTCCgtgtatgaaaatgaaaataatgaagaTGGATTTGTCgattatgcaaaaatgaatgcAAATATGAATGCTGCTGCAAATGAGGCTGTTAACCGTATTACAGGGACACCCTTTTGCCATACCCCTTTAAACAGTCTTCGTGCTCCAGATGTAGACAACTGGGTGATAAAGCCAGAATACGAATCGAAAATCAGAGCATTTTTGTCGTCAGATACTACAGATAACAGAgtcaaaacaaattttgttttaagtCCAAGAGGAGACATTTGGAACAAACTTTGTTCAATGTACAATTTATCTGAAGAAAAGACAAAATCTGCTATACATTTATATAACTCAGCTTATGAGCCTGGACATTTTTGGCAACAGCATTATGCATTCACTGTTTATAGGCCAGATAATAATTGGCGGGGGGATCAGGTCAGACGTTTTGAGATTCAACCGATCATTGATGTCGGAAAACTTCCCGAATTTCACTATCTTCCCTACACTCAAGTCGCCAAAATTGttgattattttgaaactgaaaaCATTGAAATGCCCCTGTGGTTGAAAACTCAAGATTTTTACTTGCCGTCTCGTAATTTGATGTTTTTGTATAGTGAACATCGTGAAAAGTTGGAAGATGCTGATTTTGTAAAATCTATTAGTCAGTTGATAGGCATATCTGTTAGTGAAATAGAAAAATACTTGGCAAATACAGAGAAGAAAGAGAAAGAGAAAAATGCATACAAAGAGTTAATGGAAAGTTTCAAAAACTCTCCTATTGGAAATTTAAGTATCACTGACTTGAAGTTAGTTCTCAAAAAGATGAATGTTTCAGTTCATACCAAAGTCACTCTTAAAGGTGAACTACTGCAACTAGTTGaagataatttgaaaaaaactgGGGGGTGA